From the genome of Bacilli bacterium PM5-9:
ATACTGATTTAGAATATAGTATTGTAAACAATTTGGAGTATTAAAAAAATGCTCATGATTTTAAAAATCTGAGACATTTTCGAAAGTTATTGACAGGTTTAAGATTTTTATGGTATTTAATATTAAGAGCTATTCTTCAAATTTAAAAGCATCTAGATTTTTTTTAACAAAACTTCTAAATGTTTGTGGCTTCTTTTCCATAATTTCTTCAAACACTGAAGTTACTTTTTTTGCAGTTCCCAAACGTGTCATCATATACAACATTCCCATAACATTAGAATATTCTTTATCAAGGCCACGAATATCAATCCAATACTTTTTAGCAAGTCTTGGCTTAGGATTTGCATATTCAATTTTTCTATTAAGTTCTTCAGAAAGAATTTCTGCAACCAAGTAATAATCAATTGCCTCTGGTCCAGTTATCGAATAACCTTTATTTTGATGTTCTTCAGGATTTGAAAGTACCTTTGCACTAATCTCACCAATATCTTCAGCATCAATAAAACTAGTTAAAGCTTGTTTTACTGGAACAACAATACGATTAAAATGCTTAATTTCAAAGGCATGAATTCCACTAATATTTTGCATGAAAAAACTAGGACGAATATGACAATAAGGTAATCCTGATTTTTCAATATACTTTTCAATCTTATGATGTGGTGGCACAGGATTGTTTTCAACTCCAATTAAAGATAAAAAACTTATAAGTTTCATATTACCTTTTTGTTTTAAAGTATCTATAAAAGGTTGTAAATCCTCTGGTTTACCTAAATGTGGTGGTCGCATAATAAATACTCTATCAACATCATCAAGTGCCAAAGGAAAAGTATTTGAATCAGTAAAATCAAACTTTACTACTTTAGCATTATCACCATATTTTTCTTTTAATGCTTTTTCATCTATATCAGCTACCACTACTTCCTGGTTATTTTGAATTAAATATTTTGCAACATAACCACCAACATTCCCTAATGCACCCGTTACCATTACTTTATTCATTTTCTATTTCCTCCATTAAAATTAAATTTGCTTTTTCAATCATTGAAACTAGTTTTAAATAATCTTCATCGCCCATTTTATTTTGTAATAAAAACATTGTTTTATGATATTCATCATAAGCTTTTTCGACTAATTTTTTACCTTTTCTTGTTGGAATTAATGCCATTTTATGCCTATCATTTTCCATGATTTCTTTATAAATATAATCTTTTTTTTGCAATGAATTAACTATTTTTGCAATCATAGGTTTAGATACATTTAAAAAATTAGCAGCATCAACTGATGAAATTTTTTCCTTATTTGTTACTATTAATATTAAAAGTCCCATTTCACTATTTCTAATAGGTAGTTTCAAATTTGTATCTATCTTATTTTTTAAACGCGTTAATAACGATATTGCCTTTGCACCCCGAATAACTCTTTCCATATAATCACCTCTTACAGTTAACCAAGTTAACTCTATTGTAATCAACCAACTTAATATTGTCAAGAAAAAACAGTCTTTTGACTGACTTAGTTCCTATTAAGTTAAATATTGTTTTGCAATTGATAGTTTGCGACATTTATAGCAAGTCCAATATATATGCAATAACCAACATATAAAAAGAAATGTCCTATTAATATCAAAATTGCTAGTGAACCATAGATAATTGAAGTTGTTGAACCACTAAAAATTATACTTGAAAAAACTAATAACAAAGTTATTGAAAAAGTAGTAAATAAAGCGCCTTTATAAATATCTTTTGTTCTTAAACGAAAATCACTAATAATAAAATAAAGTATATGAATAATTAAATATAGAATTGGTACAATCGCAAATAAAGTTGTTAAATAACTTGATTGTATCCTGAAAATTTTAAATAATGATGGAATAAAACTAACAAAGAACAACATTAAAATAACTATTGATAAAATTATTATTATTACTAAAAATGATAATAGTTTATTTCGAACAATAGAAATTTTTTCAAATCCAAAAAAAGCATTACTTGCATAGATTATTCCTGTAATACCATTACTAGCAATAAATAATGTATATAGTAAAATCGCAATTAAAGCAACTAAACTCATATTTCCAAAATTTCCTTTTATATGTGTAATCAAGTTGGTAATTAAGGATTCAAAAGCATTAATATCAACAACATGTGCTAATGTGTTTATATCAATATTTGTGTACTTGATTGCTATTAAAAGTATTGAAAATAATAAAGGAATAAATGAGATGAACAAATAAAATGCTAAACTTGATGGAATCCATTTATATTCTCCTTGTGTATGTAAAGCAATTGTTTTTAAAACAAGTTTTTTCATACAATCACTCCTATTTCAATAAATATGATGGATGGTTTAATCCAGTTGGTTCATAGTATTCATCTTTGAAATATTTAAAACCTAGTTTTTCTAACATCTTTTTAGACACATTATTTTTAGGGTTATGACCAGCAAATAAATTTTTAGCTTTTAAATTATTAAATGCATAATCAATAACTTTTAACCCTGTCTCACTTGCATAACCGCTATTCCAAAATTGATCAATGATATGAACACCAAACTCATAAATACCATTATCTAAATCGTATGGACGTAGTCCGCAGCAACCAATAAACTCATTTGTTTCTAAAAGAAAAATTGGCCAATATTGAACTTGATATTTCTCTTGATTACTTATTTCTAGTGAAAGTCTTTTATTAACATCTTCTTCACTAAATTTACCATTAGCACTAATATATCTCGTTACATTAGGATTTAACCATAACTTTTTAGCGTTATCAATATCACTATCTAACCAAATTCCAAAGCCAATTCGCTCAGTTTTTAAAAAGTAATTTCTCATTGCACTCACCTCAAGTAAATTATAACATAGATAAGAAAAAAAAGATTGATTTCTCAATCTTTAACAATTCTATAATATTTTATCTAAAAACTCTTGACCTCTTAAAGAGAGAGGATTCTCAAAGAAATCTTTAGGGTTTCTATCCTCAACTATTTCACCTTCATCTAAGAAAATTAATCTTGTCCCTACTTCTTTAGCAAAGTTCATCTCATGAGTTACAATTACTAAAGTCATTTGACCTGCTAAACTTTTCATAACATCTAATACTTCTCTAACCATTTCTGGATCAAGTGCTGATGTTGGTTCATCAAAAAGCATAATTGTTGGGTTCATTGCAAGTGATCTTGCGATTGCAACCCTTTGTTTTTGTCCACCAGATAAACTTGTAGGGTATGCATCTACTTTATCAGATAAACCTACTTTATCTAATAAATCAAGAGCTACTTCTTCAGCTTTTTCTTTTGAATAAACATTTAGTGTTATTGGTGCCATTGTAATGTTTTCAAAAACAGTTTTATGAGGAAATAAATTAAATTGTTGAAATACCATTCCTATATGTTCTCTAACTTTATTAATATCAGTTTTTTTATCGTTTAAATTAACACCATCAATAAAAATGTTTCCTGATGTTGTTTCTTCTAATTTATTCATACAACGAAGCAATGTTGATTTACCACTTCCTGAGGGTCCAATAATTACAACTACTTCATTTTCATTAATTGTTAAATCAATATCTTTTAAAACAAGATTATCATTAAATTTTTTATTTAATTTTTCTATTTTAATCATTTTTTAACTTCCCTTCCCACATATTAACTAATTTAGTTAGTGTATATACAATAATAAAGTACATTATTGCTGCCATAAATAATGCTGGAAATGGTTTATATGTTAAAGCTCTCATCTGATTTGCATAGAACATTAAATCATGTGCTCCAATTATTGAAACGATTGCTGTTTCTTTAATAACTGAAATAAACTCATTACCAAGTGATGGTAAAATATTTTTTATGGCTTGTGGTACAATAATTAATTTTAAAGTATCTTTATAATTAAACCCTAAACTTCTTGCTGCTTCAAACTGACCTTTATCAACAGATAAGATACCACCTCTAAAGATTTCTGCAACATATGCAGCACTATTTAATCCAATCGCAATTACTGCTGCTAGAAATGCATTCATATACAATGTTTCATCACACAATGCTTTATAAATTGTTGGTGGAACATAATATATTATTGAAAGTTGCACTATTAAAGGAGTACCTCTGACAAAGTTAATATAAATAGTACATAAAGCTTTAATAAATTTATTTCCTAACAATTTACCAATCGCAATAAACAATCCAATTGTTACTCCAATTAAAACTCCTACTAATGCAATCGATAACGTTACTCCTAATCCTGATAAGAAATCCATAATCACTTCTTTATTTAAAAGAAATGAAAAATCATATAAATCTGAAATTTTTGCTAAAAACATTAATAACACCTATCTTTTCTATTTTTTACTTGTTTATTTTATCGAATAGTTCAACATTTTTGTTAAACATTTTATCTAATTCTCCACTATCTTTTAATTCTTTAATTAACGCATCTAATTCACTTTTTAAAGCATTTTGTTTTTGTTCTAAAGCAATTGAAGCTCCATCAAACATTAATTTATCATCAATACCTTCTACTACTGAATAAGCAAGGTCTGGATATTTAGCAACTATGTTTTTTGCACTTACTTCTGCAATAAATAAAACATCTGATTGTCCTGAAGTTAAATTAGCAATTGTATCCGATACTCCAGGTAAAGTTGTTACTTCAGCACCTTTTACTCCACTTGCTGCATCTGCTTGCGTTGTACCTACTTGAACAACGATTTTTTTACCATTTAACTTATCTGCACTATTTAAACTATCAAGTTTTTCTTTTGGTGCTACTGCAACTGTTTGCGTATTATAATAAGCTTCAGTAAAATCTACTGCTTCTCTTCTTTCTTCTGTATCAACCATTCCTGCTAAAACAATATCAATTTGCCCAGAAGCTAACGATGGAACTAAAGCATCAAAATCCATATCTTTCCATTCAACTTTAACTCCTAATTTTTTCCCAATTGCATTTCCTAAATCAATATCATAACCAGCTAGTGTTTTTTTACCACCAGTAGTATCGTAAAACTCATATGGAGGATAACCTGAGTTTGTACCAATAACTATTGTTCCATTCTCTTTAATTTGGTCTAATTTTTTTCCTTGGTCATCACTACTTCCACCACAACCTGTTAATACAATTAATAATCCTAACATTAATCCTAATAATTTTTTCATAACCCTTTATCTCCTTATTTTAATTTTTATTGACAAAAAAAACCGCTACTCCTAATGAAATAGCGATTTTATTGTCTATGTTTTTTTAAACTAATTAAAAGTATGCAAAAAAGACGTAACCTCTATTTCCTATTAAGAGTTACGGCGGCGGCGAACAACACAGATAATATTTGAATTTAATTTATTTAAATTATTCATATTGTTCACTTCCTTTCAATTAATTTAGACATATAATATCACAATTAAAAAACCTTGTCTAGTGTTTCATTAAAAAAATGGTTTTTTTAGAATTTTATTTTAAATGTTTTTTTGATTTAAAAAACAGTAAACATATTATAACGTTTAATATTTTTATAATCCTCTTGAGTTATTATCAGCTCTTTTTTTAGTTTATCATCAATATTTCTAGGGGTTTTTGTGAATAGCATTTTTATTGAGGCAGGCATTACTGGTCTTGTTGAAAGTCCTGTCCAAAGACCCCATCTTGTAGCATCCTCAGTAAATGGAGACAGAATAGCAATTGATGCTTTTTCTACAGGCGTATCTTTATTTATTAAATCCATTCTTGTAATTATATCGTAATGTGTCATCTGCCCATAATATGTGTTTTCACATACTTGTGGAAAGTTAATATCTTTTATATTCATATATAATTGAACTTGAATTATTTCATCACTATTTTTTTTCACAAAAATTTTTGAACAAATTATACTTTTATTTCTTCCATCATAATAATAAGAATAAAAACTAGTGTTATCTTTAAAAAAAGATGGAATTCCATAAATAGATGTTGATAAATCATTTTGTTCTATACTGTTAATTTTTGGTAGCAGCTCATCTACATTTATTTTTAAAGCAATAGAGAGTTCATTAATTGTAAGAATATCAATTGCTATTTCACCACGCTCATATTTAGATAATGTAGCTTTACTTTTATTTATTTTGTCTGCTAACTCTTGAATTGTTAATCCACGCAATTTTCTAGCACTTCTAAGGGCAATTCCTAACTCAACTAAATAATTATCCAAATTTATCACCTTGTTTCATATAAATATTATAAATTGTAAATATAATAATATAAAAAAAATTATTATATATATTATAGCTAATACTGCCATAAAAGTCTACTCTCACGATACAAAACTACTTTATACATCCATGTAATTAGAATTTAGTTAAGATGATTTATGTTTTTTTGCATGATATACTTGATGAACAAAATACAAAGGAGTGATATCATGAAAAGACTTAATTTAGACAAACAGTATAATAGAAAAAAAACAGATAGTGTAAAATGGGACCATAAAAATTTTGTGGATAGTAGAGTCTCAGATACAGCACTACCACTTTGGCTTTCCGATATGGAATTCAAGGTAGCAGATGAAATCATAGATGCTTTAACATCTAGAGTTGAGCATGGTTTTTTTGGCCATTCAATGCCAAGTGACAATTATTTTGAAGCTGTTCAAAATTGGTATAAAAAACGTTTTAATTGGAATATTGATAAGGATTCAATTTTTTATTCACCTGGTGTATTGCCTGCATTAGGTTTTGTTATAAACGCTTTTACCAAACAAGGTGAAGGAATCATAATTCAGCCTCCAGTTTTTTATCCTTTTTCTGAACTTATTGAGGGTTCAAAAAGGCAAATTGTAAATAATACTTTAATAAATAATGATGGGTATTACAGTATTGATTTTATAGATTTAGAAAACAAAGCTAAAGACCCAAATAATACTATGATGATTTTATGTTCGCCTCATAACCCTGTAGGAAGAGTTTGGAGCAAAGATGAGTTAACAAAAATTATTGATATTTGTCAAAAAAATGATGTTTTAATATTTTCTGATGAACTACATTGCGATTTAACTAGAAAAAATGTAACTCACTATCCTACTAAAACACTAACTAATTACAAAAAAATTATTAGTGCTTTAGCATTAGGAAAAACATTTAATGTTGGAGGAATACCTATTTCCCAAATAATTATTGACGATGATGATTTAAGAAAAGCTTGGACTAAAGAAACAAAGGGGAAATATTATATTAAATTCGCTCCTCCTTTGGATATGATATTAACAGAGACTGCCTATAATAAATGTGAATATTGGGTTGATGAAGTTATGGATTATGTTGAAGATAATTTCGACTTCTTGGTAGCATATTTTGAAGAGCATTTACCTAAAGTAAAATATAAAAAACCAGAAGGAACTTTTCTAGCTTGGATTAATTTTGGCAGTTATATTGATAGCGAAACTTTATTTGAAGCACTACTAACAAAATATGATGTGCTTATTGAAGACGGTCGTGTTTTTGGAGATTCTGGAGATGGTTATTTTAGAATAACTGTTGCATGTCCAAGATCTTTACTTAAAGAAGGGCTAGATATAATCGTTAAAGCAATTAATGATCTAATAGTAGAATAAAATTTTAATTTTTTAGATACTTAAATATACGAAAAAACTACTAATAAATATTATTTTGTAGTTTTTTTTACTATTGCAGCATGATAATTTATTATAATACTTATAACAATATAAGCATATAATGTTATAATATATTTTAGTTGGTGATAAATATGGAATACAAAAAAATAATATGTAAATCTGTTTTAAGCAAATCATCTGGTCGTTATCCATATAAATATTCAGCAAATATTTATCGTGGCTGCCTTCATAGTTGCCAGTATTGTTATGCAATATATTCACATAAGTTTTTAGGCGATGACAATTTTTTTGAAACAATCTATATTAAAGAAAATTTTGTTGAAGAGTTGGAAAAAAAACTAAGGTCTAAAGCATGGAAAAAAGAAGTAATTAATTTTGGTAGTGTCTGTGATAGCTATCAACCTATTGAAAAAGAGTTAGAAATAATGAGAGATGTTTTAAAATTGATGATTAAATATGAAAATCCAATTATCATTTCAACAAAATCAACTTTAATTTTAAGAGATATTGATTTAATAAACGAATTATCTAAACTAACTTTTGTATCTATTGCTTTTACAATTACTTCTATAAGCGATGAATTAAACAAACTAATTGAGCCTAATGTACCTAGTTACCTTGATAGATTTAAAGCTTTAAAAGTATTAAAAGAAAAAACCAACGCTCAGATTGGTTTACACATGATGCCAGTAATACCTTACTTAACTTGTGATGAAAGATCAATTGAAATGATGTTTAGACTTGCTAATAAGGTTAATGTTGACTATGTTATTGTGGGACTATTGAATTTAAAATCTCAAGTTAAACAACATTTTATGTCATTTATTTCAAAAGAATTACCTGCATATTATAATGATATTAATAAATATTTTTCAAATAAAGAAATCAGGAAGGCTTATAAAAAAGATTATTATCAAACCTTAAATCAATTAATTAAAAAGTATAATATTAACATAAACTATAAAGAATATGACTATAATAATAAGCAATTATCTATTTTTGATATAACAAAGGACCAATAATTAGGTCCTTTTCTTGACTATTTTGATTGATATTTTTCCAATAATAAATCCAACTAATGCTCCTAATACAACATCACTAAAAAAATGTACTCCAACATATACTCTTGAAAAAGCAATTAAACAAGCTAAAATATAAAATAATACTTTATATTTTGGAAAATAATATGCTAAAAGTGTTGCAGCAACAAATGAACTCGCACTATGTCCTGATGGCATACTATATGATGATGGCATTTCTACTAATGGTTTAATAAAATCATGTACCATAAATGGTCGTGGTCTTTGGATGATATTTTTTATGATTACATCATTAATTATAAAACTAATTAAGTAAGTTGGAATAAATACTTTCAGTAAATTTAATTGTTTATTTTTATATAATAATATTAAAGTAATAATTAACCATATTATCATTAACTCACCTAAATAAGTTAAAGAGATAAAAACTGGGTTTAGAATATCAATTCTATTACATGTAATAAACTGAATAATAACTTTATCTATATTCATAATCTATTTACTCAATATTTTTTAAATATAAAGTAAATTCAGTTCCTTTTTCAACTTTACTTAATACTTCTATTCTTCCACCCAAAGCTTCAACTAACTCTTTTACAATACTTAATCCTAAACCACTGCCACCTGTTTCTCTTGAACGTGACTTATCAACACGATAAAATCTTTTGAAAATACTATTAATATCTTCTGGATCTATTCCAATTCCTGTATCTTTAATACTAAAACAAATCTTTTTATCTTTCATATAAGCACTTACAATAATATTACCTTCATTTGTATATTTAAATGCATTTTCAATAAGATTAATAAGAATTTGTGTTATCAATTTTTCATCTTGTTTAACTTCATGTTCAATTAAATTTTTAGTTACAAAATTTATTTTTTTACTATCATCATCTTCATTAAAGTTTTTAAAAAATAATTCAATTTCTTTTAACATATCATGCGTATAAAAACGATGATAAACTGGTTGAACTCCACTTGGTAGAGTTAAACTTGCGATAATACTTTTTAATCTTTCATTCTCTTTACTTATTAAACTAACAAAATCATTTAATGTTTCTTTATCATGAACTTTATTATCCAATATTATTTCACATATTCCTTGAATTGCTGATATTGGTGTTTTTAATTCATGACTAGCATTTTGAACAAATGTTTTGTGAATTTCCTGAGCTTCTTTAAACTGTGTTATATTAGTAAAATTAAGTAATGATCCTTCTAATATTTGTGTTTTAAACTTTGAAATACTTACTAAATAATGATTTTTATTTATTTTAACTTCCATTTGTGAATGAATACTATCAGAATCCATAAAACTATAGATAAATGCAAACTTTTTTGGTAAAATTTTTTGCTCACCGACACCTAATTCACTTACTGCATTTGTATTAATAAAACGAATTTTATAATCGTAATCAACTATCATCGTTGGATGAGTATTGCTTTCAATTAATACATCAAATAAGTTATTATAACTTTCTATTTTTTGCTCAGCATCTTTTTCAACTGTTAATTGATTATTTTTAATGTTTAATAGCCAGAAAATTAAGACACACAACAAGATAAAAATAATTATTAACGCACTTACAAAGACTAACTGATTACCCAACAAATATATAACCAACACCTCTTTTACTTTCAATTTCAGTAACAATATCTAGTTTCTTTTTTATTGAGTGAATATATACATCAATAACTCTATTTTCACTTTCATAATCATAGCTCCAAATATGTTGCATGATTTGTTCTCTACTAACTACTGTATTTTTATTTTCAACTAAATATACAAATAAATCATATTCTAGCTTTGTTAATTCAACTATTTTATCATCTAAAAAAATATCCCTTTTTGGATAATCAATTGTTATTCTTGCTGTAACTTGAACAACACCTTCTTCTTGTTGCTCGTGTTCAACATCACGCAATAAACCTCTAATTCTTGCTGATAATTCACGTGGTGAAAATGGTTTTGTTACATAATCATTTGCCCCTGCTTCAAGTCCACGAACAATATCCATCTCATCATCTTTTGCTGTTAATAGAATTAAACGAATTTTTTTATTAAACTCTCTTACCTTTTGTACTACATCAATTCCACTTAAACTAGGCACCATCCAATCAATGATTGCTAAGTCATAATGATTATCTTTGATCATTTCTAAGCCTTCTTGTCCATCACCACATAAATCAACATCATGGTTGTGTTGTGATAAATCATATTCAAGGATTGTTTGCAATGACTGCTCATCTTCAATAACTAATATTTTTGCCATAATAATATAATGCCTCCTAAGCAATTCAAATATGTTCTTATTTTACCATTTTTTGTATTTTTTTCAACATAAAAAGAAAAATACTTGCTCATCACTACATACTATGTTAAGATAGGTATATTGAAAGGAATGATTAATAATGGAAAAAAGATTTTATAAAACAGACTATAATAAAATGTTAGCAGGTGTATGTAATGGACTTTCTGAGTATTTTAATATTGATGTTAGCTTAATTAGAGTTGCTTTTGCTTTAAGTGCAATTTTAGGATTTGGAACATCTATTCTTTTATATATAGTTTTAGCTATTGTTTTACCAACTAAATTGTACTAATGGATCCTCAAATTAAAAAAGGTAGTCTAGAAATGTGTGTCTTGATGATGCTAAAAAAGAAAGATTGTTATGGATATGAAGTTTCAAAAGAAATTGGTGATCTTTTGGATGTAAAAGAAGGAACAATCTATTTAGTATTACAAAGATTAGAAAGAACTACTTATGTTGATTCATATTTGCAAGAATCTAAATCAAATAAAACTAGAAAATATTATAGAATAACAAAAAGCGGACTAGAAAGAATGCAACAATTAGTTGATGACTATTCTACAATTAATAAAGTAATTGATAATTTCATGTCTCAAACAAAAAAGGAGGATACACATGAATAAGAATGAATATATTTCAAGGTTAGCAAGTGGCATTGCTAAATATGATGTTTCTAATAAATATGATATTTTAGCTGATTATGAGCAAATTGTTGATGAAATTTTAGTTGATAATGATAATGATTTTAATGCTGTAATTGAAAAACTTGGATATCCTGAAATTTTGGCAATGGAAATAATGGATGAATTAGGATATACTGACCAACAATCTAAAAGAAATGATAGATACAAAAATAGTAATGAAGATATTACAAATAAATTTGGCACAAAAAGACAACGTTCAAATATTATTTGGAATATTATTTTATTCTTTTATTATATAGTACAGGTTGGTTTATCACTTGCATTAGTAATTATGATTGGATTTACAATCTATTTTGGTCTAAATAGTAGTGCTTCAATTAATCACAGCATAAAAAATGATAATGTTGTTACCACTTTAACAATTTGTCGAGAAACAAATTGCAATTCTTATATATCTACATATAAGGATAATAGTAATCATATTGAGAAAAATGAGTTTTCAATAAAAAAATGTGAAGATAAAAAATGTAAAATATATAATGATATAACTAATTCAGCTAGTGTACCGATTGGATTTATATTTGCCATGGTTGATATTATTTTGATTGTTATCTTGTGGCTAAGTTACATTATTGTTTACAAAAACGTAAGATCTGTAATAAAAAGAAATAACGAATATAATAGGAGACGTAGCTATGAATAACAAAGAACAATTTTTATCTCAATTAGAAAAATTATTATTAGAAAATAATGTTGAAAACGTTTATAGTATTCTTAGAGAGTACTCAAACAAAATTGATGACTTAAAAGAAAATAATTACTCTTTTGAAAAAATTATTGATGAACTTGGTAATCCAAATGAGATTATTAAAAAATATGTTGATGAGCCAAAGAAATTTGATAATGATGATAAAGTTTATGAAAAAAATGAAAATCAACAATTTAAAAAATCACCATTTCAATCAAATTCAAAAGAAAAAAATAGAGAAATATTTGAAAATGAAACAAACAATGAGCATAACAATGAAAATAATCAATTTGATAATAGGTTTAAAACAACAAAAATTAATCCCAACTTAGTTAAAAATATTTTATATTTTATAATTGGATTGATGATTTTATCATTAATAGTAAGGATAATCGCTTTCTTTTTTATTGGTGATATTTTCATCGGTGAATCATTTTTCAGACATGGTTTTGGATATAATGGATTCTTTTCATCTATTACTACATTACTGATTATTGTAATAGTAATTTATATTTTATCAAAAAATAATAATAGCAAATAAATTATTATGTGCTTTTTATGAGAATAGAAGTATATGCTTTATTCAAATTTTACAAACAATTTATTTACATTATATCTACAGTATAATATAATTAAATCATAAAAATAAAAGGAGACCAAATTATGAAAACAATTAAAAAATTATTTTTATTTTCTTTTGTAGCAGTTTTCGCTTTAGGTATGAGCATTAATGCAGATAATTTCGATTTTGATGCAACAACAGAAAAATTGCCAGAAAGAAAAATTAATACAGTAAAAAGTAAAATAGATGCTGGATCACTTGATTGGGACTTTGCTATTACTGGTACACCAAGTGCTGGTGCAACATCTGTAAGTTTTAACAAAACAGATTCTGAAGGTGGTATAGAAACAAGTTATTACAAAAAGGATGCAAA
Proteins encoded in this window:
- a CDS encoding PadR family transcriptional regulator PadR (product_source=KO:K10947; cath_funfam=1.10.10.10; cog=COG1695; ko=KO:K10947; pfam=PF03551; smart=SM00347; superfamily=46785), yielding MDPQIKKGSLEMCVLMMLKKKDCYGYEVSKEIGDLLDVKEGTIYLVLQRLERTTYVDSYLQESKSNKTRKYYRITKSGLERMQQLVDDYSTINKVIDNFMSQTKKEDTHE
- a CDS encoding phage shock protein C (product_source=KO:K03973; cog=COG1983; ko=KO:K03973; pfam=PF04024; transmembrane_helix_parts=Inside_1_35,TMhelix_36_58,Outside_59_63), with the protein product MEKRFYKTDYNKMLAGVCNGLSEYFNIDVSLIRVAFALSAILGFGTSILLYIVLAIVLPTKLY
- a CDS encoding signal transduction histidine kinase (product_source=COG0642; cath_funfam=1.10.287.130,3.30.450.20,3.30.565.10; cog=COG0642; pfam=PF00512,PF02518; smart=SM00091,SM00387; superfamily=47384,55785,55874; transmembrane_helix_parts=Inside_1_6,TMhelix_7_29,Outside_30_371), which codes for MLGNQLVFVSALIIIFILLCVLIFWLLNIKNNQLTVEKDAEQKIESYNNLFDVLIESNTHPTMIVDYDYKIRFINTNAVSELGVGEQKILPKKFAFIYSFMDSDSIHSQMEVKINKNHYLVSISKFKTQILEGSLLNFTNITQFKEAQEIHKTFVQNASHELKTPISAIQGICEIILDNKVHDKETLNDFVSLISKENERLKSIIASLTLPSGVQPVYHRFYTHDMLKEIELFFKNFNEDDDSKKINFVTKNLIEHEVKQDEKLITQILINLIENAFKYTNEGNIIVSAYMKDKKICFSIKDTGIGIDPEDINSIFKRFYRVDKSRSRETGGSGLGLSIVKELVEALGGRIEVLSKVEKGTEFTLYLKNIE
- a CDS encoding putative membrane protein (product_source=COG4709; cath_funfam=3.90.800.10; cog=COG4709; superfamily=81665; transmembrane_helix_parts=Inside_1_131,TMhelix_132_154,Outside_155_168,TMhelix_169_191,Inside_192_197); this encodes MNNKEQFLSQLEKLLLENNVENVYSILREYSNKIDDLKENNYSFEKIIDELGNPNEIIKKYVDEPKKFDNDDKVYEKNENQQFKKSPFQSNSKEKNREIFENETNNEHNNENNQFDNRFKTTKINPNLVKNILYFIIGLMILSLIVRIIAFFFIGDIFIGESFFRHGFGYNGFFSSITTLLIIVIVIYILSKNNNSK
- a CDS encoding two-component system alkaline phosphatase synthesis response regulator PhoP (product_source=KO:K07658; cath_funfam=1.10.10.10,3.40.50.2300; cog=COG0745; ko=KO:K07658; pfam=PF00072,PF00486; smart=SM00448; superfamily=52172) — encoded protein: MAKILVIEDEQSLQTILEYDLSQHNHDVDLCGDGQEGLEMIKDNHYDLAIIDWMVPSLSGIDVVQKVREFNKKIRLILLTAKDDEMDIVRGLEAGANDYVTKPFSPRELSARIRGLLRDVEHEQQEEGVVQVTARITIDYPKRDIFLDDKIVELTKLEYDLFVYLVENKNTVVSREQIMQHIWSYDYESENRVIDVYIHSIKKKLDIVTEIESKRGVGYIFVG
- a CDS encoding putative membrane protein (product_source=COG4709; cog=COG4709; superfamily=81464; transmembrane_helix_parts=Inside_1_101,TMhelix_102_124,Outside_125_199,TMhelix_200_222,Inside_223_243) — protein: MNKNEYISRLASGIAKYDVSNKYDILADYEQIVDEILVDNDNDFNAVIEKLGYPEILAMEIMDELGYTDQQSKRNDRYKNSNEDITNKFGTKRQRSNIIWNIILFFYYIVQVGLSLALVIMIGFTIYFGLNSSASINHSIKNDNVVTTLTICRETNCNSYISTYKDNSNHIEKNEFSIKKCEDKKCKIYNDITNSASVPIGFIFAMVDIILIVILWLSYIIVYKNVRSVIKRNNEYNRRRSYE